A stretch of the Teretinema zuelzerae genome encodes the following:
- a CDS encoding methyl-accepting chemotaxis protein, whose amino-acid sequence MTIRRTLLSQTVFVVIAVVLVTVIFIATLRSMERIDRERSILSDLARACVDFTAATNSLDSNTMAGARERFVLASEVLDRAFDRVDGITELNSAGGELASAVQIVKNLRPLADAASSEVLEIYDLLAMDVKRYFFEIQSVPLIRFYTNEYTRQKYDLSDVYGRLDVFFTKIAGASATMTSLTTTIAEQESLITDLVEQRKTLGVGISVLISILLSLFLAAYTLLTGKSIGSRVSLIEDALIPMGNGDLTAAVPESGSDEISAIAGSVNRLRDNLSLLIRDTKIKVAALRGTGLELSAEMEETSASILRINERISDNKLHLEAQEIAVKNTAESVVLLDRQTKQLDAEVNRQAGVIEHSASSVEELLANISSLAATTEKVSSAAGDLVLIADSGRERIDSVSEAVRSVNESSDNLLAAAKVISMIAARTNLLAMNAAIEAAHAGSAGLGFAVVADEIRSLANQSSEQAKRVSADLREAKDRLQVVSGLSEEANSSFHGILAHVREVSELIDGVGIALEEQNAGSTSLLTGISDLRAIGSRVRIAAEEMRGANSLIQTSVSRLSETTSLVNDNNAEILTGTGEINKAVASILDLTESNRSFINDLEADTSRFIVV is encoded by the coding sequence ATGACCATACGACGAACCTTGTTATCGCAAACCGTATTTGTAGTTATTGCCGTAGTGCTGGTAACCGTTATTTTCATCGCGACTCTTCGCAGCATGGAACGCATAGACCGCGAACGGTCCATTCTTTCGGATTTGGCCCGCGCTTGCGTTGATTTTACCGCCGCCACCAATTCTCTCGACAGCAATACGATGGCCGGAGCCCGCGAACGATTCGTTCTGGCTTCTGAAGTTTTGGACCGGGCGTTCGATCGGGTTGACGGAATAACTGAATTGAATTCAGCGGGCGGCGAACTCGCTTCAGCCGTGCAAATAGTAAAAAATCTTCGACCTCTCGCCGATGCGGCTTCTTCCGAAGTTTTGGAAATATACGATCTGTTGGCGATGGATGTAAAACGCTATTTTTTTGAAATTCAGTCGGTCCCTCTGATTCGTTTTTATACGAACGAGTATACCCGACAAAAATATGATTTAAGCGACGTGTATGGACGGCTCGATGTATTCTTCACCAAGATCGCAGGGGCTTCCGCAACCATGACTTCTTTGACGACTACCATAGCGGAGCAGGAATCCCTGATAACCGATCTTGTCGAGCAACGAAAGACTCTCGGGGTGGGGATTTCGGTTTTGATATCGATTCTGTTGTCGCTTTTTCTCGCTGCGTATACCCTGTTAACCGGAAAATCCATCGGCTCGCGGGTATCGTTGATCGAAGATGCGTTGATTCCCATGGGCAACGGAGATTTAACCGCAGCCGTCCCGGAATCGGGTTCGGATGAAATATCTGCCATTGCCGGGTCTGTAAACAGATTGAGGGATAATCTCTCATTGCTCATACGCGATACAAAAATCAAAGTGGCTGCGCTTCGCGGGACGGGTCTTGAGCTGTCGGCGGAAATGGAAGAAACCTCGGCGTCCATACTCCGCATCAATGAACGAATTTCCGATAACAAGCTGCATCTCGAGGCACAGGAGATAGCGGTAAAAAACACTGCGGAATCGGTTGTTTTATTAGATCGACAGACTAAGCAGCTTGATGCGGAAGTCAATCGGCAGGCCGGAGTCATCGAGCATTCTGCGTCTTCCGTAGAGGAATTGCTGGCAAATATTTCCTCTCTTGCCGCCACCACTGAAAAGGTCAGCTCCGCCGCGGGCGATTTGGTTCTCATCGCCGATTCCGGCAGGGAACGGATAGACTCGGTAAGCGAGGCCGTGCGGTCGGTAAACGAATCTTCCGACAATCTTCTTGCGGCCGCCAAGGTCATAAGCATGATCGCCGCGCGGACGAATCTGCTCGCGATGAACGCGGCGATAGAAGCGGCTCATGCCGGAAGCGCAGGCCTGGGATTCGCGGTCGTCGCCGATGAAATCCGGAGTCTCGCAAATCAGTCGTCCGAGCAGGCCAAAAGGGTATCGGCGGATCTGCGCGAGGCGAAGGATCGTCTTCAAGTCGTTTCCGGTCTTTCCGAGGAAGCGAACTCTTCGTTCCATGGAATTCTTGCCCACGTGAGGGAGGTCAGCGAGCTGATAGACGGAGTCGGCATCGCCCTTGAAGAACAAAATGCCGGAAGCACCTCTCTATTAACGGGAATCAGCGATCTGAGAGCCATTGGTTCTCGCGTGCGCATCGCCGCCGAGGAGATGAGGGGAGCGAACTCGCTGATCCAGACTTCTGTCTCGCGGTTGAGCGAAACTACGTCATTGGTAAACGATAATAACGCTGAGATATTAACAGGCACGGGAGAGATCAATAAGGCGGTCGCCAGCATTCTTGATTTGACGGAGTCGAACAGGTCCTTCATCAACGATCTTGAAGCGGATACCTCCCGTTTCATCGTGGTCTGA
- a CDS encoding adenine phosphoribosyltransferase, with protein sequence MNSTFSLDDAIRKIPDFPKPGILFYDITGILVNPEAFRFCIDRMVEIYKDRKIDAIAAIESRGFIFAAPFAERMGIPLILIRKKGKLPGKTWACKYALEYGTAEIEVHQTDVKSGERILVMDDLIATGGTLNAAKNVLEQGGAEVAGFFGVVGLPFLNYQKVLGDAEVTTLIEYQGE encoded by the coding sequence ATGAACAGCACTTTTTCGCTCGACGATGCGATCCGCAAAATACCCGATTTCCCCAAACCCGGAATTCTGTTTTACGATATTACCGGCATTCTGGTGAATCCCGAAGCGTTCCGGTTCTGCATCGACCGCATGGTTGAAATCTATAAGGATCGTAAAATCGACGCGATCGCCGCGATCGAATCGCGCGGTTTCATTTTCGCGGCGCCCTTCGCCGAACGCATGGGAATTCCGCTGATTCTCATCCGAAAAAAGGGAAAGCTCCCCGGAAAGACTTGGGCATGCAAATACGCGCTTGAGTACGGAACCGCAGAGATCGAGGTCCATCAGACTGACGTGAAATCGGGAGAACGGATTCTCGTCATGGACGATTTGATCGCCACCGGCGGAACTCTCAACGCCGCCAAGAACGTTTTGGAGCAGGGCGGAGCCGAGGTTGCGGGATTTTTCGGCGTGGTCGGACTACCGTTTCTGAATTATCAGAAGGTTCTCGGCGACGCGGAAGTCACAACTTTAATCGAATATCAGGGCGAATAA
- the tsaD gene encoding tRNA (adenosine(37)-N6)-threonylcarbamoyltransferase complex transferase subunit TsaD, with amino-acid sequence MKILGIETSCDETAASVVEDGRTIISNVVATQIPFHAEWMGVVPEIASRKHTEWILPVVREALDKASLKPGEIDGIAATGRPGLMGSLLVGLTFGKTLSWSLGKPFIAVNHMLAHLYAAHLAADVSYPYLGLLVSGGHTIICKVAGYDQIEVLGTSIDDAAGEAFDKVAKFYNLGYPGGAVIDRLAEKGDPRAAAFPMPSLHKGEHRYDVSYSGLKTAAINQIDQFWNPSYPRTDENLAAAFQEAAVKILLSRLFRAVEDTGLTTVVAGGGVAANSRLRKLLAERTDIECVFPPLSLCGDNAAMVAGLGYQYLSRGIVSSFSETASARVEGFRKNGRR; translated from the coding sequence ATGAAAATCCTTGGGATCGAAACTTCCTGCGATGAAACCGCCGCCTCTGTCGTAGAGGACGGCAGAACGATCATATCCAATGTCGTGGCAACCCAAATTCCCTTTCATGCCGAATGGATGGGCGTGGTTCCCGAGATCGCGAGCCGCAAGCATACTGAATGGATTCTGCCCGTCGTACGCGAGGCTCTTGATAAAGCCTCATTAAAGCCCGGCGAAATCGACGGAATCGCCGCGACCGGCCGGCCGGGACTCATGGGCTCCCTGCTGGTGGGACTGACCTTCGGAAAAACCCTCTCCTGGTCCCTCGGAAAGCCGTTCATCGCGGTCAACCACATGCTCGCCCATCTCTATGCCGCTCATCTTGCGGCCGATGTCTCCTATCCTTATCTCGGCCTGCTGGTTTCAGGCGGACACACGATCATCTGCAAAGTCGCCGGCTACGACCAGATCGAAGTTCTCGGGACTTCAATAGACGACGCCGCGGGAGAAGCCTTCGACAAGGTCGCTAAATTCTACAACCTTGGATATCCGGGCGGCGCCGTCATCGACCGCCTCGCCGAAAAAGGGGATCCGCGCGCGGCCGCCTTCCCGATGCCCTCCCTTCACAAGGGCGAACATCGATACGATGTCTCGTATTCCGGGCTCAAGACGGCGGCGATAAACCAGATCGACCAGTTTTGGAATCCCTCGTATCCACGAACCGATGAAAACCTCGCCGCGGCCTTTCAGGAAGCGGCTGTAAAAATACTGCTGTCCCGGTTATTCCGCGCCGTCGAAGACACTGGTCTGACAACCGTCGTCGCGGGAGGAGGGGTGGCGGCCAATTCCCGTCTCCGCAAGCTTTTAGCCGAACGAACGGACATAGAGTGCGTATTCCCTCCCTTGTCTCTTTGCGGGGACAACGCCGCCATGGTCGCCGGGCTGGGCTATCAGTATCTTTCCCGGGGCATCGTCAGTTCGTTTTCCGAAACGGCGAGCGCCCGCGTGGAAGGCTTCCGAAAAAACGGCCGCAGATAG
- a CDS encoding divergent polysaccharide deacetylase family protein, with protein sequence MTAAEFRFNLILLAAVFVISAVLLAVRHFPENPSASSAQPASSAPAVSRPSSPGASPPEAPPSAARESPASSPLVEAPSASSPVAAPAVERTAPAQKPESPPPVKEPAGARGVPPAVKAPQPRKPVPPQKTEPLKVAAPAAPPVEKPLPPKRKGTLLFVFDDAGHNLAQLEPFLRLPFPCTIAVLPGLQYSREAAKRIRASGKEIILHQPMQALNLKMDPGPGAIRQGMSADEIRAVVRENLDEVWPVAGMNNHEGSMITADREAMKTVLEIARERGIYFLDSRTNSATAAPAAARDLNMTIWERAVFLDNSQDRIEIMEAVRNGMHIAEKKGTAIMIGHIWSNDLANILVEMYPELAAQGFSLSTIARIAVEGDFEE encoded by the coding sequence ATGACCGCCGCGGAATTCAGGTTCAACCTGATTCTCCTTGCGGCGGTTTTTGTTATATCCGCCGTCCTTTTGGCCGTACGCCATTTTCCGGAAAACCCGTCAGCCTCTTCCGCACAGCCGGCGTCGTCGGCTCCGGCTGTCTCCCGTCCGTCATCTCCCGGGGCTTCGCCGCCGGAAGCTCCTCCGTCCGCCGCTCGCGAGTCGCCGGCTTCTTCGCCCCTGGTCGAAGCGCCATCCGCTTCTTCCCCGGTCGCAGCGCCGGCGGTCGAGCGCACCGCGCCGGCACAAAAGCCTGAATCGCCGCCGCCCGTCAAAGAACCCGCCGGCGCAAGGGGCGTTCCGCCGGCTGTCAAGGCTCCGCAGCCTCGGAAACCGGTTCCTCCGCAAAAAACGGAACCGCTAAAGGTCGCGGCGCCTGCGGCTCCCCCGGTTGAAAAACCGCTGCCTCCGAAGAGAAAGGGAACTCTCCTTTTCGTTTTCGACGACGCGGGACATAATCTTGCCCAGCTTGAACCCTTCCTCCGGCTTCCCTTTCCGTGCACTATTGCCGTTCTTCCGGGATTACAGTATTCTCGGGAAGCGGCGAAACGGATCAGAGCCTCGGGAAAGGAAATTATTCTTCATCAGCCTATGCAAGCCCTGAATCTCAAGATGGATCCGGGTCCGGGCGCGATCAGGCAGGGCATGAGCGCCGACGAGATCCGCGCTGTGGTGCGGGAAAATCTTGACGAGGTGTGGCCGGTAGCGGGCATGAACAATCATGAAGGATCGATGATCACCGCCGACCGCGAAGCCATGAAGACCGTATTGGAGATCGCGCGGGAGCGGGGTATTTATTTCCTCGACTCCCGGACTAATTCCGCGACGGCCGCTCCGGCCGCGGCTCGGGATTTGAATATGACCATTTGGGAGCGTGCAGTGTTTCTTGACAATAGCCAGGATCGGATCGAGATAATGGAAGCCGTGCGCAACGGCATGCACATAGCGGAAAAAAAAGGAACGGCCATCATGATAGGCCATATCTGGTCCAATGATCTGGCGAATATACTCGTTGAAATGTACCCCGAACTAGCGGCTCAAGGGTTTTCTCTTTCCACAATAGCCCGCATAGCCGTGGAGGGAGATTTCGAGGAATGA
- a CDS encoding sigma-70 family RNA polymerase sigma factor, with amino-acid sequence MCDQDSINEYLKEIRKYPLLSFDEELELSKKIQAGDICARKKLIESNLRLVVTVARKYAAPDMPLLDIIQEGNLGLITAAQKYEFGYNVRFSTYACWWIQQSITRAIANKKRLIRLPFRKEELANRIRRASSELFQKLSRLPNAQELADHLNLSLRDVCEIMRCSGAVTSLDVQLDSEDSASLKDLIPDTTYNPEEEFMKKYTQDSLVNILSDLKDTERDIMMKRYNLQNEGKPQTLKTIGGQYGVSAETIRQIELRALRKLKTRSSELRELVYG; translated from the coding sequence ATGTGCGATCAAGATTCAATAAATGAGTACCTTAAAGAAATCAGAAAGTATCCGTTGCTTAGTTTTGATGAAGAGCTTGAATTATCGAAGAAGATACAGGCTGGAGACATTTGCGCTAGAAAAAAACTGATCGAGTCCAATCTGCGTCTGGTTGTAACCGTGGCCAGAAAATACGCCGCACCTGATATGCCGTTGCTCGACATTATTCAGGAAGGTAATCTCGGGCTGATCACCGCGGCCCAGAAATACGAATTCGGCTACAATGTCAGATTCTCTACCTACGCCTGCTGGTGGATTCAACAGTCCATCACCCGCGCGATCGCGAATAAAAAGAGGCTCATCCGCCTGCCGTTCCGCAAGGAGGAGCTCGCGAACCGGATCCGCCGCGCGTCGTCCGAGCTGTTCCAGAAGCTCTCCCGCCTGCCGAACGCACAGGAGCTTGCCGACCATCTTAATCTTTCCCTGCGCGACGTGTGCGAGATCATGCGGTGCTCCGGCGCGGTGACCAGCCTCGATGTGCAGCTCGATTCAGAGGATTCAGCCTCCCTCAAGGATCTGATTCCGGACACCACCTATAATCCTGAAGAAGAATTTATGAAAAAGTACACGCAGGATTCGCTGGTGAATATTTTATCGGATCTCAAGGATACCGAACGCGACATCATGATGAAGCGGTATAATCTGCAGAACGAAGGAAAACCGCAGACTCTGAAGACAATCGGCGGCCAGTACGGCGTTTCAGCGGAAACCATCAGGCAAATCGAACTCAGGGCGCTTCGAAAGCTTAAAACCCGATCCTCCGAACTGCGGGAGCTCGTATACGGTTGA
- a CDS encoding M20 family metallo-hydrolase: MNELDTLKGFIASQVREMVSLETLLTSVPALAPESGGDGELAKCEALALALREMGFSSFERYDAPDSRVPSGTRPNLVVTIPGKDPSRTLWFMTHLDVVPPGDLSKWNTDPWTVKEENGKIYGRGVEDNQQGLVSSIFAALAFLRTGIVPSHTVKLLFVADEEVGSAYGIQYLLREHNLFRPQDIIVIPDGGDEQGATIEVAEKNLLWLKFSTKGKQTHGSRPDQGANAHLAACDLALRLNALEQEFDRRDPLFEPDRSTFQPTKKEANVPNINTIPGDDVFCMDCRILPCYPLSQVRTRITELVRLVEQKHGVSISWIEEQAVESRSTPVDAPVVKALSAAIETIYGVKARPIGIGGGTVGAYLRNAGYDAVVWSRMDETAHQPNEYCLLDNLVGDSSVMCALMLKGLPS, from the coding sequence ATGAATGAACTTGATACCCTGAAGGGCTTTATCGCCTCGCAGGTTCGGGAGATGGTCTCCCTTGAAACGCTGTTGACTTCTGTTCCCGCCCTGGCTCCCGAGTCCGGCGGAGATGGAGAGCTGGCAAAGTGCGAAGCCCTCGCCCTCGCGCTCCGCGAAATGGGCTTTTCCTCGTTCGAACGCTACGACGCGCCCGATTCCCGCGTTCCCTCCGGCACACGGCCAAATCTTGTCGTCACCATACCGGGAAAGGATCCCTCGAGGACTCTGTGGTTCATGACCCACCTCGACGTCGTGCCTCCGGGAGACCTGTCGAAATGGAACACCGATCCCTGGACAGTGAAGGAAGAAAACGGAAAAATTTACGGCAGGGGGGTGGAGGATAACCAGCAGGGTCTGGTGTCTTCCATTTTCGCCGCCCTCGCGTTTCTCCGCACCGGCATCGTTCCGTCGCATACGGTGAAACTCTTGTTCGTGGCCGATGAGGAAGTCGGATCCGCCTACGGCATCCAGTACCTCCTGCGCGAGCACAACCTCTTCCGCCCCCAGGACATCATCGTGATACCCGACGGCGGAGACGAACAGGGCGCGACCATCGAAGTCGCCGAGAAAAACCTTCTGTGGCTGAAATTTTCCACGAAGGGAAAGCAAACCCACGGTTCCCGCCCGGATCAGGGCGCGAACGCGCATCTTGCTGCCTGCGATCTGGCGCTCCGGTTGAACGCTCTTGAGCAGGAGTTCGACCGCCGCGATCCCCTGTTCGAGCCCGACCGGTCAACTTTCCAGCCGACGAAAAAAGAAGCGAATGTGCCGAACATAAATACGATTCCCGGAGACGACGTGTTCTGCATGGACTGCCGCATTCTTCCCTGCTACCCCCTGTCTCAGGTGCGAACAAGGATAACGGAGCTTGTCCGCCTTGTCGAACAAAAACACGGCGTGTCTATTTCCTGGATCGAGGAACAGGCCGTCGAATCGCGTTCGACACCGGTAGATGCTCCCGTCGTGAAAGCGCTCTCCGCGGCGATCGAGACGATCTACGGGGTGAAAGCACGGCCCATCGGCATCGGCGGCGGAACCGTGGGCGCCTATTTGCGGAACGCCGGGTACGACGCCGTGGTGTGGAGCAGAATGGATGAAACAGCCCATCAGCCGAATGAATATTGTCTTTTGGATAATCTTGTCGGCGACTCGTCAGTCATGTGCGCGCTCATGCTCAAGGGCCTTCCTTCCTGA
- the galE gene encoding UDP-glucose 4-epimerase GalE produces the protein MKVLVIGGAGYIGSHVVKALLSAGHAVTVFDNLSSGQLGNLFPGAGFIAGDIRHPDDINGAFAKGFDACVHLAAFKAVGESMSEPEKYSVNNITGTLNILNAMSANGCKNIVFSSSAATFGQPEYVPMDEKHPTNPESYYGFTKLEIERFLKWYDVIRGIKFAALRYFNAAGYDPSGEITGLERNPQNLLPIIMEVAAGWRKELQIFGQDYDTRDGTCIRDYVHVSDLAVAHVKALEYISSRKESLTVNLGSETGVSVTEMVEAARKITGKEIPAKYVGRRPGDASALYATSALAKEKIEWNPRYSDVDTLISSTWAVYKNAKAPKV, from the coding sequence ATGAAGGTATTGGTAATTGGCGGCGCCGGATACATCGGCAGCCACGTAGTTAAAGCGCTTCTTTCGGCGGGCCATGCGGTAACCGTTTTCGACAATCTTTCGTCGGGCCAGCTCGGGAACCTCTTTCCGGGCGCCGGTTTCATCGCCGGAGATATACGCCATCCTGACGACATCAACGGGGCCTTCGCGAAGGGCTTCGACGCCTGCGTCCACCTCGCCGCGTTCAAGGCCGTCGGAGAATCAATGTCCGAGCCTGAAAAATATTCGGTGAACAACATCACCGGAACCCTCAACATCCTGAACGCGATGAGCGCCAACGGATGCAAAAACATCGTGTTCTCCTCCTCTGCCGCAACATTCGGCCAGCCCGAGTATGTGCCGATGGACGAGAAGCACCCTACGAATCCCGAAAGCTACTACGGCTTTACCAAGCTGGAAATCGAACGCTTTCTCAAATGGTACGACGTCATCCGCGGCATCAAGTTCGCTGCCCTTCGCTATTTCAACGCGGCAGGCTACGACCCTTCGGGAGAAATCACCGGCCTCGAGCGGAATCCCCAGAATCTTCTTCCCATCATCATGGAAGTCGCCGCCGGCTGGCGCAAGGAACTCCAGATTTTCGGGCAGGATTACGACACCCGCGACGGCACCTGCATCCGCGATTACGTTCATGTCTCCGATCTCGCGGTAGCCCACGTCAAGGCGCTTGAGTATATTAGTTCCAGGAAAGAGAGTTTGACGGTCAACCTGGGAAGCGAAACAGGAGTCAGCGTGACCGAGATGGTGGAAGCCGCCAGGAAAATCACCGGCAAGGAGATTCCCGCCAAGTACGTCGGCCGCCGTCCCGGAGACGCCTCGGCCCTGTACGCGACATCGGCCCTTGCGAAAGAAAAGATCGAGTGGAATCCCCGATACTCTGATGTGGACACCCTCATCAGCTCCACCTGGGCCGTGTACAAAAACGCGAAAGCTCCGAAGGTTTGA
- a CDS encoding ABC-F family ATP-binding cassette domain-containing protein codes for MAFVQFSRVSLAFGNRDILDSVSLNLAAGTRAALAGANGSGKSTLMKVLAGTIAPDGGERAIQKGTRVSYLPQSGIVHTGRPLIEEVETAFSRGRELLERMEALGEELARTGSLGGDETRIARLVEEHHEAQQALEESGWHRRHTLAEQTLLGLGFSLEDLGRNVSEFSGGWQMRVALAKILLEKPDILLLDEPTNYLDLEARNWLESWLSDFSGGFLIVSHDRYFLDVTINEVYELFGGALKRYAGTYTRYEQIRAQELESLMKKYEEQQEEIARTEDFIRRFRYNASKAAMVQDRIKRLEKIERIEIPESLKKMRFRFPPAPHSGRLVLTAKGLRRSYGDRLIIDNLDFVLEKDERLVVVGRNGAGKSTLLRILAGQDQATGGTVTLGSGVAAGYFSQDNAETLTGPEKILDLLESEAPLELIPRLRDMLASFLFRGDDIYKPVNVLSGGEKSRLALLRLLLKPLNLLILDEPTNHLDLHSKDVLLEALKEFGGTVIFVSHDRGFIQGLATRVLELTAGDPASDAGTRIPSRVRNFPGDYGYYLSQLEREAEAAGSFSGEGSPSGKKSPSASSVSVSVQSSSGARSYEEEKRYKAERRKLEKEEQRLLSEIEAAESEKTTREAELCDPAVYSDGEKSKFVQSEIERLEALAADLSAQWEEVLLQLEEKS; via the coding sequence ATGGCTTTTGTACAGTTTTCCCGGGTTTCTCTGGCCTTCGGGAATCGCGATATACTCGACAGCGTCTCTTTGAATCTCGCCGCGGGCACGCGCGCGGCCCTTGCCGGCGCCAACGGTTCGGGAAAATCGACCCTGATGAAGGTGCTCGCCGGAACCATCGCTCCCGACGGCGGAGAACGGGCGATCCAGAAGGGCACCCGCGTGTCCTATCTTCCCCAATCCGGTATTGTGCATACGGGCCGGCCCTTGATCGAAGAAGTCGAAACGGCTTTTTCCCGCGGCCGCGAGCTGCTCGAGCGGATGGAAGCCCTGGGCGAGGAGCTTGCCCGCACCGGTTCTCTCGGGGGCGACGAAACACGCATCGCTCGCCTGGTCGAGGAGCACCACGAAGCCCAGCAGGCCCTCGAGGAATCGGGCTGGCACCGCCGCCACACCCTTGCCGAGCAAACGCTTCTTGGTTTGGGCTTTTCGCTCGAGGATCTCGGCCGAAACGTCTCCGAGTTTTCGGGCGGCTGGCAGATGCGCGTCGCGCTTGCGAAGATCCTGCTTGAAAAGCCCGATATTCTTCTTCTCGACGAACCGACCAACTATCTCGATCTTGAGGCCCGCAACTGGCTGGAGTCCTGGCTTTCGGATTTCTCTGGCGGCTTTCTCATCGTCAGCCATGACCGGTATTTTCTGGACGTCACCATCAACGAGGTGTACGAGCTTTTCGGCGGCGCGCTGAAGCGTTATGCCGGCACCTATACCCGCTACGAACAGATCCGGGCCCAGGAGCTCGAATCCCTTATGAAAAAATACGAGGAGCAGCAGGAAGAAATCGCCCGCACTGAGGATTTCATCCGCCGCTTCCGCTATAACGCGTCGAAGGCCGCCATGGTGCAGGACCGGATCAAGAGGCTCGAAAAAATCGAGCGGATCGAAATCCCGGAGAGCCTCAAGAAAATGCGCTTCCGTTTTCCTCCAGCCCCGCATTCGGGCCGGTTGGTCCTTACCGCCAAGGGCTTGCGCAGAAGCTACGGCGACCGGCTGATTATCGACAATCTCGACTTCGTGCTGGAAAAAGACGAACGCCTCGTCGTTGTCGGACGCAACGGTGCCGGTAAATCGACCTTGCTGCGCATACTCGCCGGCCAGGATCAGGCGACCGGCGGGACCGTAACCCTCGGATCTGGCGTAGCCGCCGGCTATTTCTCCCAGGACAACGCGGAAACCCTTACCGGTCCGGAAAAGATTCTCGATCTTCTGGAGTCCGAAGCCCCTCTAGAGCTCATTCCCCGCCTCCGCGACATGCTTGCGTCCTTTCTTTTCCGGGGCGACGATATCTACAAGCCGGTGAACGTGCTTTCCGGAGGAGAGAAAAGCCGTCTCGCCCTGTTGCGCCTTCTCCTGAAGCCTCTGAATCTTCTCATCCTGGACGAACCGACGAACCACCTGGACTTGCATTCCAAGGACGTCCTCCTTGAAGCGCTCAAGGAATTCGGCGGCACCGTGATCTTTGTTTCGCACGACCGCGGCTTCATTCAGGGTTTGGCTACCCGGGTTCTCGAACTCACCGCCGGAGACCCAGCTTCGGATGCCGGAACGAGAATTCCGTCGCGCGTGCGTAACTTTCCGGGCGATTACGGATATTATCTATCGCAGCTCGAACGGGAAGCCGAGGCTGCCGGCTCGTTTTCCGGCGAAGGCTCGCCCTCCGGAAAGAAATCGCCCTCCGCTTCTTCCGTTTCGGTTTCGGTTCAGTCTTCTTCCGGGGCCCGTTCCTATGAAGAGGAAAAGCGCTATAAGGCTGAACGGCGAAAACTCGAGAAGGAAGAGCAGCGTCTTCTTTCGGAGATAGAGGCTGCTGAATCTGAAAAAACGACTCGGGAGGCCGAATTGTGCGATCCCGCGGTCTATTCCGACGGCGAAAAAAGTAAATTTGTGCAAAGCGAAATAGAGAGACTGGAAGCCCTGGCAGCGGATTTATCCGCCCAGTGGGAAGAAGTCCTGCTTCAATTGGAGGAAAAATCATGA